In a genomic window of Microbacterium amylolyticum:
- the map gene encoding type I methionyl aminopeptidase, translating to MIELRTPAEIEEMKPAGRFVAETLATLRDEARVGTNLLALDRRAHDLIRRAGAESCYLDYAPSFGSGPFGKVLCTSINDAVLHGRPFDYALKDGDLVTLDFAVSVNGWVSDSAISFVVGTPRDEDLRLIETTERALAKGIEAAQTGNRVGDISAAIAEVAYGEGLSINTDFGGHGVGRTMHGDPHVPNDGRAGRGFPLKPGLVIAIEPWFLHTTDKLVTDDNDGWTLRSADGSRGAHSEHTIAITENGPIILTDRSFLGVK from the coding sequence ATGATCGAACTGCGCACTCCGGCCGAGATCGAGGAGATGAAGCCGGCGGGCCGTTTCGTCGCCGAGACCCTGGCGACGCTCCGCGACGAGGCGAGAGTAGGAACCAACCTTCTCGCCCTCGACCGCCGCGCCCACGACCTCATCCGACGCGCCGGCGCCGAGTCTTGTTATCTCGACTATGCGCCGTCATTCGGCTCCGGCCCATTCGGAAAGGTGCTCTGCACCTCGATTAACGATGCCGTGCTGCACGGCCGCCCTTTCGACTATGCGCTGAAGGATGGCGATCTCGTCACTCTCGACTTTGCCGTTTCCGTCAACGGATGGGTGTCCGACTCAGCGATCTCGTTCGTCGTCGGCACTCCGCGTGACGAAGACCTGCGCCTGATCGAAACAACCGAGCGCGCTCTGGCAAAGGGCATCGAAGCAGCACAGACCGGAAATCGCGTCGGTGATATCTCCGCGGCAATCGCCGAGGTTGCGTATGGCGAAGGCCTCTCGATCAACACCGACTTCGGCGGCCACGGCGTTGGTCGCACGATGCACGGCGATCCACACGTTCCGAACGACGGCCGCGCTGGTCGCGGTTTTCCGCTGAAGCCCGGACTGGTCATCGCCATCGAGCCGTGGTTCCTCCACACAACCGACAAGCTCGTGACGGACGACAACGATGGCTGGACGCTGCGGAGCGCCGATGGCTCACGTGGGGCGCACAGCGAGCACACGATCGCGATTACCGAGAACGGTCCGATCATTCTCACCGATCGCTCCTTCCTTGGCGTGAAGTAA
- the rplS gene encoding 50S ribosomal protein L19: MNIIDAVDAASLRTDIPAFGPGDTVKVHVNIVEGNRSRIQVFQGVVIGRQRDGVRETFTVRKISFQVGVERVFPVHSPIIDKIEVVSRGDVRRAKLYYLRSLRGKAAKIREKREN; the protein is encoded by the coding sequence ATGAACATCATCGATGCCGTCGACGCAGCATCGCTGCGCACCGACATCCCCGCGTTCGGTCCCGGCGACACCGTCAAGGTGCACGTCAACATCGTCGAGGGCAACCGCTCGCGTATCCAGGTTTTCCAGGGTGTCGTTATCGGTCGCCAGCGCGATGGCGTGCGCGAGACCTTCACGGTCCGCAAGATCAGCTTCCAGGTCGGCGTCGAGCGCGTCTTCCCGGTGCACTCGCCGATCATCGACAAGATCGAGGTCGTTTCGCGTGGAGACGTGCGTCGGGCGAAGCTCTACTACCTTCGTTCGCTGCGCGGTAAGGCTGCGAAGATCCGCGAGAAGCGCGAGAACTGA
- the lepB gene encoding signal peptidase I has protein sequence MTIDQGEAEAERRPATRGVLAFARDVVVIVAIAIVISLLIKTFLVRSFYIPSASMEDTLMTDDRILVDQLTVRWNDYERGQIVVFEDPGGWLGGVTSDDRGPIRSAIDGALTAIGLSAADSEEHLVKRIIGMPGDHVVCCDADGHLEINGESVDEGDYLRLLPEGAAASASSFDVTVPDDAIWVLGDNRNRSQDSRFHTDLPGGGFVPLDNVVGRVFLLTWPLGRFGVIADETDTFSHVPAPPAS, from the coding sequence ATGACGATTGATCAGGGTGAGGCGGAAGCCGAGCGCCGCCCCGCCACGCGCGGAGTTCTGGCGTTCGCTCGAGATGTTGTTGTGATTGTCGCGATCGCGATTGTGATCTCGCTTCTGATCAAGACGTTCCTCGTGCGCTCCTTCTACATTCCTTCCGCCTCGATGGAAGACACCCTCATGACGGACGATCGCATTCTGGTCGACCAGCTCACCGTGCGGTGGAACGACTACGAGCGCGGCCAGATCGTCGTTTTTGAGGATCCCGGTGGATGGCTCGGCGGCGTCACCTCAGACGATCGGGGTCCGATCCGTTCTGCCATTGACGGAGCGCTGACGGCTATCGGTCTGTCAGCGGCAGATTCGGAAGAGCACCTCGTTAAGCGCATCATCGGAATGCCAGGCGACCATGTCGTGTGCTGCGACGCGGACGGTCATCTCGAGATCAACGGCGAATCCGTTGACGAAGGCGACTACCTTCGTCTTCTGCCCGAGGGCGCTGCCGCATCAGCGTCATCCTTCGATGTCACCGTGCCCGACGACGCCATCTGGGTGCTGGGGGACAACCGCAATCGTTCTCAGGACTCACGGTTTCACACCGACCTCCCCGGGGGTGGCTTCGTGCCGCTCGACAATGTGGTCGGTCGGGTATTCCTTCTCACCTGGCCGCTGGGGCGCTTCGGTGTGATTGCTGATGAAACGGATACGTTCTCGCACGTTCCGGCTCCTCCGGCATCGTGA
- a CDS encoding ribonuclease HII: MSAAVPTLELERRLFGESSLIFGLDEVGRGALAGPVTVGACVIDSATADAGIPDGLRDSKLISEKKRPELAERAAAWVRGTALGWATPGEVDDVGILGALGLAATRALAHLRQQGYDAADGIVLLDGNHDYVSRVAATSLGRIDVRSVIKGDRDCASISAASIAAKVARDELMTELHPDFSPYAWNRNKGYGSAAHRAAIAEFGLTPHHRHSWVISPPASLF; encoded by the coding sequence GTGAGTGCCGCCGTTCCCACGCTCGAGCTGGAGCGGCGGCTGTTCGGCGAGTCGTCGTTGATTTTCGGGCTGGATGAGGTGGGCCGAGGTGCGTTGGCCGGCCCCGTCACCGTTGGCGCCTGTGTGATCGATTCGGCGACCGCGGACGCGGGAATTCCTGATGGCCTGCGTGATTCGAAGCTCATCAGCGAAAAGAAGCGCCCCGAACTCGCTGAGCGCGCTGCCGCCTGGGTCCGAGGAACAGCTCTCGGATGGGCAACACCGGGCGAAGTCGATGACGTCGGCATTCTGGGCGCTCTGGGGCTCGCAGCAACACGCGCTCTTGCCCACCTTCGCCAGCAGGGCTACGACGCGGCTGATGGCATCGTTCTGCTCGATGGCAACCACGACTATGTTTCGCGCGTGGCCGCGACGTCGCTGGGACGGATCGACGTGCGCAGCGTTATCAAAGGCGACAGGGATTGCGCGTCGATATCAGCGGCATCGATCGCTGCAAAGGTGGCGCGAGACGAGCTGATGACCGAGCTCCACCCTGACTTTTCTCCGTACGCATGGAACAGAAATAAGGGATACGGCAGCGCCGCGCACCGGGCGGCGATCGCCGAATTCGGGTTAACACCTCACCACCGTCACTCCTGGGTGATTTCGCCACCGGCGTCACTGTTCTGA
- a CDS encoding DUF2469 family protein, translated as MDDDVFDDFDRELELALYREYRDVVGQFQYVIETERRFYLANEVNVVRHDTEHDFYFELTMKDVWVWDIYRADRFVTSVRVLTFKDVNIEELSPRDFELPEDLSLGK; from the coding sequence ATGGATGACGACGTCTTCGACGATTTTGATCGCGAGCTCGAGCTGGCCCTGTATCGGGAGTACCGCGATGTTGTTGGGCAGTTCCAATATGTGATCGAGACAGAGCGCCGCTTCTACCTCGCTAACGAGGTCAACGTCGTGCGCCACGACACCGAGCACGACTTCTATTTCGAGCTCACGATGAAGGACGTCTGGGTGTGGGACATCTATCGCGCGGACCGTTTCGTCACCTCCGTTCGTGTTCTGACGTTCAAGGACGTGAACATCGAAGAGCTCTCACCGCGCGACTTCGAGCTTCCAGAAGACCTCTCGCTGGGTAAGTAA
- a CDS encoding YraN family protein: MPHNTTLGRAGEQRAAEHLVQHGYRLLDRNWRCDDGEIDIVAARGDILAIVEVKTRTSRRYGHPLEAVDVTKLDRLWRLGYAWAKAHPSVARSLRLRVDGIAVMGGDPGTARIEHLPGLS, encoded by the coding sequence ATGCCTCACAACACGACCCTTGGGCGCGCGGGTGAACAGCGTGCCGCTGAGCATCTCGTTCAGCACGGATACCGTCTGCTCGACCGCAATTGGCGCTGCGACGATGGCGAAATCGACATCGTCGCGGCGCGGGGTGACATTCTCGCGATCGTCGAGGTAAAAACGCGCACCTCGCGTCGCTACGGTCATCCTCTTGAAGCCGTCGACGTGACCAAACTGGATCGCCTGTGGCGCCTCGGCTACGCCTGGGCGAAGGCCCATCCGAGCGTTGCGCGCTCATTGAGGTTACGGGTCGACGGCATCGCGGTCATGGGCGGCGATCCCGGAACGGCGCGGATCGAGCATCTGCCAGGTCTGTCGTGA
- a CDS encoding YifB family Mg chelatase-like AAA ATPase has product MIVVRTWAVALTGLRGEMIEVEADITQHKPDFRIIGMPDKALGEAARRVSNAAENSGLALPDRRLTVNLSPASLPKQGSSFDLAIALAGLATEGRVDPESLARTVHIGELGLDGRVRAVAGVLPAVLAAVRAGRDRVVVPEENRAEAELVTGADVTGVSTLADAARFHGADVDEQVIAPLESPSVTVTDQEQQERLPDLGDVVGQPQAVEALLVAAAGGHHLLMSGPPGAGKTMLARRLPGILPDLDDDAALEVASVRSLSGQRIASLSRTPPFEAPHHSATLTALVGGGSKRASPGAIARASRGVLFVDEVAEAPRSVLDALRQPLEHGEIEIHRSGFVARFPARFQLVLAMNPCPCGEFGVAGGTCTCSPAEVRRYAGKISGPLLDRVDIDLRLQRVVRLDAEAAPTLTTAAAREQVREARERAARRLQDTPWRTNADVSGPWLRNGPYALSGTPRQSLDAALNNGMLTLRSYDRVTRVAWTVADLAGHDAPDALDVGRALFLKKGVSQ; this is encoded by the coding sequence GTGATCGTTGTGCGGACGTGGGCGGTTGCCCTGACAGGTCTGCGCGGCGAAATGATCGAAGTCGAAGCTGATATCACGCAGCACAAGCCGGACTTTCGGATCATCGGGATGCCGGACAAGGCGCTGGGCGAGGCGGCACGTCGTGTGTCGAATGCCGCGGAGAACAGCGGGCTGGCGTTACCGGATCGCCGGCTCACCGTGAATCTTTCTCCGGCGAGCCTTCCCAAACAGGGGTCTTCGTTCGATCTGGCCATCGCCCTGGCCGGGTTGGCGACAGAGGGCCGTGTGGATCCTGAGTCGCTCGCGCGCACCGTGCACATTGGTGAGTTGGGCCTCGATGGCCGCGTTCGCGCCGTCGCCGGTGTTCTGCCGGCGGTCCTGGCGGCCGTGCGCGCGGGCCGCGACCGCGTTGTCGTTCCCGAGGAAAACCGTGCCGAGGCGGAGCTGGTGACGGGCGCCGATGTCACGGGAGTATCGACGCTCGCTGATGCGGCGAGGTTTCATGGCGCAGACGTTGACGAGCAGGTGATCGCTCCGCTTGAGTCTCCCTCTGTCACCGTCACCGATCAGGAACAGCAGGAACGCCTTCCCGACCTCGGCGACGTTGTCGGCCAGCCACAAGCGGTTGAGGCTCTGCTGGTGGCCGCGGCCGGCGGTCACCACCTGCTGATGTCGGGGCCTCCGGGAGCAGGCAAGACGATGCTCGCTCGGCGCCTGCCGGGGATCCTTCCCGATCTGGACGATGACGCGGCGCTCGAAGTGGCGTCAGTTCGTTCGCTGTCTGGTCAACGCATCGCGTCGCTCAGCCGAACACCTCCGTTCGAGGCACCGCACCATTCGGCAACGTTGACGGCGCTCGTGGGTGGTGGGTCCAAGCGAGCGTCGCCCGGCGCGATTGCGCGCGCATCCCGAGGCGTTCTGTTTGTCGACGAAGTCGCCGAGGCGCCGCGCTCGGTGCTGGATGCCCTTCGCCAGCCCCTCGAACACGGCGAGATCGAAATTCACCGGTCCGGGTTCGTCGCGCGTTTCCCCGCGCGATTCCAGCTGGTGCTTGCGATGAATCCGTGTCCGTGCGGTGAGTTCGGTGTAGCGGGCGGCACATGTACCTGCTCCCCGGCAGAGGTGCGCCGGTACGCCGGAAAGATCTCCGGTCCCCTTCTGGACCGTGTCGACATCGATCTTCGGCTCCAGCGCGTTGTCCGCCTCGACGCAGAAGCAGCGCCGACGCTAACAACCGCCGCAGCACGAGAGCAGGTGCGCGAGGCACGTGAACGAGCGGCGCGACGGCTGCAAGACACACCGTGGCGAACGAATGCGGACGTCTCCGGCCCTTGGCTGAGAAACGGCCCGTATGCCCTCAGCGGGACGCCGCGGCAGAGCCTTGACGCGGCCCTCAACAACGGAATGCTCACGTTGCGCTCCTACGACCGTGTGACCCGTGTGGCGTGGACCGTGGCCGACCTCGCCGGACATGATGCGCCGGATGCCCTCGACGTCGGCCGGGCGTTGTTCCTCAAGAAAGGAGTGTCGCAATGA
- the dprA gene encoding DNA-processing protein DprA, producing the protein MRDIGLAVRELLTAEVRHAAEAWFGGQKSAERLARAAWSVLTEPGDGVAGELIASLGAEDALEAAARATRRPADSVALADATARWRPRWDAGLVEAALRQGVRRDLQFVIPGDAGWCAATDALGAHAPVGLWVRGDAAVLGRGGASVGVVGARAATPYGELVTTDIASELAADGAIIISGAAYGVDGAAHRAALRTSSPTVAFVAGGVDRVYPAGHAEMLQRIAETGAIVAERPPGAAPTKWRFLARNRLIAAASAATVVVEAGVRSGSLNTANHAATLGRPLGAVPGPVTSSTSAGCHRLLREYGAVCITSPDDVRELLGLGVDHPLETRGDPELTRVSDALARRTPRSIAEIARLSGLAEGSVIGALGLLALSGAAVERNGGWEAG; encoded by the coding sequence ATGAGAGATATCGGCCTGGCGGTTCGGGAGCTTCTCACCGCTGAGGTCCGTCATGCGGCTGAAGCTTGGTTCGGAGGACAGAAAAGCGCGGAGCGATTGGCCCGGGCAGCCTGGTCCGTTCTGACCGAGCCGGGAGACGGCGTCGCGGGCGAGCTGATTGCGAGCCTCGGGGCGGAGGACGCCCTCGAAGCAGCAGCGCGTGCCACCCGGCGACCAGCGGACTCCGTTGCTCTCGCGGACGCAACGGCCCGGTGGCGCCCGCGCTGGGATGCTGGCCTTGTGGAGGCCGCGTTGCGGCAGGGGGTGCGTCGCGACCTGCAGTTTGTGATTCCCGGCGATGCCGGCTGGTGCGCCGCCACCGACGCTCTGGGGGCGCATGCTCCGGTCGGGCTCTGGGTGCGAGGCGACGCCGCAGTTCTGGGGCGCGGAGGCGCTTCCGTCGGGGTGGTTGGCGCCCGCGCGGCAACGCCCTACGGTGAACTCGTCACCACGGATATCGCGAGCGAACTGGCGGCAGACGGCGCGATCATCATTTCGGGTGCGGCGTACGGAGTGGATGGGGCGGCTCATCGAGCCGCCCTGCGCACATCCTCACCCACTGTTGCTTTCGTCGCCGGGGGAGTCGACCGTGTTTACCCGGCAGGCCACGCCGAGATGCTGCAGCGGATCGCAGAGACGGGTGCCATCGTGGCTGAGCGGCCGCCGGGGGCAGCGCCGACGAAGTGGCGCTTTCTCGCCAGAAATCGCTTGATTGCGGCGGCGAGCGCCGCAACCGTTGTTGTCGAAGCCGGGGTGCGTAGCGGCTCGCTCAACACAGCGAACCACGCAGCCACGCTGGGCCGCCCCCTCGGCGCAGTTCCGGGCCCCGTCACGAGTTCGACATCGGCGGGATGCCACCGCCTCCTCCGAGAGTACGGCGCGGTGTGCATCACGAGCCCCGATGATGTTCGCGAACTGCTCGGTCTCGGCGTCGACCATCCCCTTGAGACGCGGGGTGACCCTGAGCTCACGCGTGTGTCGGATGCGCTCGCGCGACGCACGCCGCGATCCATCGCGGAAATTGCGCGACTCAGCGGCCTTGCCGAGGGGAGCGTGATCGGCGCGCTCGGCCTATTGGCACTGTCCGGCGCGGCCGTCGAACGGAACGGGGGATGGGAGGCGGGGTAG
- a CDS encoding tyrosine recombinase XerC, with the protein MRIEQAASTFAGHLTDVRRLSAATVRAYRADLADLTTVTGDIDLRSVDLDVLREWLWRANRRGDARSTLARRTSSVRSFFRWANDEGLVDSDPTLRLVTPKKGSTLPRVANATSIASAFDELAATAMDGDTVALRDLALLELLYGAGIRVAELCSLDMTDVDRDRATVRVNGKGSKERVVPFGTPAGRALEAYLVRGRPALIDRAERPGSAMFLGVRGARIGPRAVYDVVSRVIGPIIGASSVGPHALRHSAATHLLDGGADLRAVQEILGHASLGTTQVYTHVSSERLTAAYRSAHPRA; encoded by the coding sequence ATGAGGATCGAGCAGGCGGCTTCGACGTTTGCCGGGCACCTGACGGATGTTCGGCGGCTCTCGGCCGCCACCGTCAGGGCGTATCGCGCCGACCTCGCCGATCTCACAACTGTCACGGGGGATATCGATCTGCGCTCCGTTGACCTCGACGTGCTCCGGGAGTGGCTCTGGCGCGCCAACCGGCGCGGGGATGCCCGCTCAACGCTCGCGCGGCGGACGTCGTCCGTTCGCAGTTTCTTCCGCTGGGCGAACGACGAGGGCCTTGTCGATTCCGATCCCACGCTGCGCCTCGTCACACCGAAAAAGGGAAGCACTCTTCCTCGCGTCGCAAACGCCACGTCGATCGCATCGGCGTTCGATGAGCTTGCGGCAACCGCGATGGACGGAGACACCGTCGCTCTGCGAGATCTGGCCCTGCTCGAGCTCCTCTACGGTGCCGGTATTCGCGTCGCGGAGCTGTGCTCACTCGACATGACGGATGTTGACCGTGATCGAGCGACCGTTCGCGTCAACGGAAAAGGGTCGAAGGAACGCGTTGTTCCCTTTGGAACACCGGCGGGGCGCGCATTGGAGGCCTACCTCGTGCGCGGGCGGCCCGCTCTCATTGATCGTGCCGAACGACCGGGTTCCGCCATGTTCCTCGGCGTCCGCGGAGCGCGCATCGGCCCGCGAGCGGTGTACGACGTCGTCTCCCGCGTCATTGGGCCGATTATCGGCGCATCGAGCGTCGGCCCGCACGCGCTTCGCCATTCGGCGGCGACGCACCTGCTCGACGGCGGAGCGGATCTGCGTGCTGTGCAGGAGATCCTCGGTCACGCAAGCCTTGGCACGACTCAGGTATACACACACGTCTCGAGCGAGCGCCTCACTGCCGCCTATCGCTCTGCGCATCCCCGCGCCTGA
- a CDS encoding murein hydrolase activator EnvC family protein: protein MTPLRTALASLTAIAVVLLSSGVASAALGVEEPRWIWPGGVASVLREFERPPHPYGPGHRGIDIPVTGGVALAPADGVVAFSGFVVDRSLLTIDHGGGLVSTLEPVDDPPPAGTAVSQGQVLGPVSAGGHVGDDTLHLGARLDGEYIDPLALLGVLERPVLLPCC from the coding sequence ATGACTCCGCTGCGCACAGCACTCGCATCACTCACCGCGATCGCCGTTGTCTTGCTCTCCTCAGGCGTGGCAAGCGCGGCTCTCGGCGTCGAAGAGCCACGGTGGATTTGGCCGGGTGGTGTGGCGTCTGTGCTCCGAGAGTTCGAGCGACCTCCTCACCCGTACGGCCCCGGACACCGCGGTATCGATATCCCCGTCACAGGCGGCGTCGCGTTGGCGCCAGCGGACGGTGTTGTCGCCTTCTCCGGATTCGTCGTCGACCGCTCCCTTCTGACGATCGATCACGGTGGCGGGCTGGTCTCCACTCTCGAGCCAGTTGACGATCCTCCGCCAGCGGGAACTGCTGTGTCACAGGGCCAGGTACTCGGACCCGTGTCAGCTGGCGGACATGTCGGTGACGACACCCTTCATCTCGGCGCGCGTTTGGACGGCGAGTACATCGACCCGCTCGCCTTGCTCGGCGTGCTGGAACGTCCCGTCCTGTTGCCATGCTGTTGA
- the rpsB gene encoding 30S ribosomal protein S2, which translates to MAVVTIRQLLDSGVHFGHQTRRWNPKVKRFILTERSGIHIIDLQQSLGYIDSAYDFVKETVARGGTILFVGTKKQAQEVLAEQATRVGQPYVNERWLGGLLTNFQTVSKRLARMKELEELDFENPAASGFTKKELLLKKRELIKLHKSLGGIRNLTKTPSALWVVDAKREHLAIDEARKLGIPVIGILDTNVDPDDLAYPIPGNDDAIRSVALLTRIIADAAAEGLQQKHNPEGDAEVLPEWERELLEGGASADEAAAEAPAEDAAAEAPVEEAAAAEAPAAE; encoded by the coding sequence ATGGCCGTCGTTACAATTCGCCAGCTGCTCGACAGCGGCGTCCACTTCGGACACCAGACCCGTCGCTGGAACCCGAAGGTGAAGCGCTTCATCCTCACGGAGCGCAGCGGAATCCACATCATCGACCTGCAGCAGTCGCTGGGTTACATCGACAGCGCCTACGACTTCGTCAAGGAGACGGTTGCCCGCGGCGGCACCATCCTCTTCGTCGGAACGAAGAAGCAGGCCCAGGAAGTGCTCGCTGAGCAGGCGACGCGCGTGGGGCAGCCCTACGTCAACGAGCGTTGGCTCGGTGGCCTCCTCACCAACTTCCAGACGGTGTCGAAGCGTCTGGCTCGTATGAAGGAGCTCGAGGAGCTCGACTTCGAGAACCCCGCTGCATCGGGCTTCACGAAGAAGGAGCTGCTGCTCAAGAAGCGCGAGCTCATCAAGCTTCACAAGTCGCTCGGCGGTATCCGCAACCTCACGAAGACGCCGTCGGCGCTGTGGGTTGTTGACGCCAAGCGCGAGCACCTCGCCATTGACGAGGCACGCAAGCTGGGCATCCCCGTTATCGGCATCCTCGACACGAACGTCGACCCCGACGACCTGGCTTACCCGATCCCGGGCAACGACGACGCGATCCGTTCGGTTGCGCTGCTGACGCGCATCATCGCCGACGCCGCTGCCGAGGGCCTGCAGCAGAAGCACAACCCCGAGGGCGACGCCGAGGTTCTTCCCGAGTGGGAGCGCGAGCTCCTCGAGGGCGGCGCTTCGGCCGACGAGGCCGCTGCTGAGGCTCCCGCCGAAGACGCAGCCGCTGAGGCTCCCGTCGAGGAGGCAGCAGCCGCCGAGGCTCCCGCAGCAGAGTGA
- the tsf gene encoding translation elongation factor Ts, with product MANFSIADLKALREQLGTGMVDTKKALEEADGNVEKAVEILRLKGAKGNAKRADRAATEGLVAAVENDGAATLIELACETDFVAKNDKFVALADTVLAAVAAAGADGVTAALAADANGKTVEQLIADEAAILGEKIELRGARTLTGDAFQIYLHKTSKDLPPQVGVVVAYSGDDAETARSIAQHISFAAPQFLTRDEVSSDVVDKEREIVTEISRNEGKPEAALPKIVEGRVNAFFKQVVLLDQAYAKDNKLSIQKVADDAGITLTGFARFKVGA from the coding sequence ATGGCAAACTTCAGCATCGCCGACCTCAAGGCTCTGCGCGAGCAGCTCGGCACGGGCATGGTCGACACGAAGAAGGCTCTCGAAGAGGCCGACGGTAACGTCGAGAAGGCCGTCGAGATTCTTCGCCTCAAGGGCGCAAAGGGCAACGCAAAGCGTGCTGACCGCGCCGCGACGGAGGGCCTCGTTGCCGCCGTCGAGAACGATGGTGCCGCAACACTGATCGAGCTCGCATGCGAGACCGACTTCGTTGCAAAGAACGACAAGTTCGTCGCTCTTGCGGACACGGTCCTCGCGGCTGTTGCCGCAGCGGGAGCCGATGGAGTCACGGCTGCTCTTGCAGCTGACGCCAACGGTAAGACCGTTGAGCAGCTCATTGCCGACGAGGCTGCGATCCTCGGAGAGAAGATCGAGCTCCGTGGTGCTCGCACGCTCACGGGCGACGCCTTCCAGATCTACCTCCACAAGACCAGCAAGGACCTGCCCCCGCAGGTGGGTGTTGTTGTTGCTTACTCGGGTGATGACGCCGAGACCGCGCGTTCGATCGCGCAGCACATCTCGTTCGCCGCTCCGCAGTTCCTGACGCGCGACGAGGTCTCCTCGGACGTTGTCGACAAGGAGCGCGAGATCGTTACCGAGATCTCTCGTAACGAGGGCAAGCCGGAGGCCGCTCTGCCCAAGATCGTCGAGGGACGCGTTAACGCGTTCTTCAAGCAGGTGGTTCTTCTGGACCAGGCATACGCCAAGGACAACAAGCTGTCGATCCAGAAGGTTGCGGACGACGCGGGCATCACGCTCACGGGCTTCGCACGCTTCAAGGTCGGCGCATAA
- the pyrH gene encoding UMP kinase, with translation MRLREEHIIVTNHPTAPRRRVLLKLSGEAFGGGQLGVNPGVVSTIAQEIAEAAQEVEVAVVVGGGNFFRGAELSKSGLERSRADYMGMLGTVMNALALQDFLEQAGTETRVQSAIEMRQVAEPYLPLRAVRHMEKGRVVIFGAGAGLPYFSTDTVAAQRALEVRATEVLVAKNGVDGVYTADPRTDPSATKLHHVTYNDALVKGLKVVDSTAFSLCMDNGMSMRVFGMEPAGNVTKALRGEEMGTLVTT, from the coding sequence ATCCGGCTCCGAGAGGAACACATCATCGTGACCAACCACCCCACAGCCCCCCGACGCCGCGTCTTGCTCAAGCTTTCCGGAGAGGCATTCGGAGGCGGACAGCTCGGGGTTAACCCGGGTGTTGTCAGCACCATCGCCCAGGAGATCGCTGAGGCGGCTCAGGAAGTTGAGGTGGCCGTTGTCGTCGGAGGCGGGAACTTCTTCCGCGGCGCCGAACTGTCCAAGAGCGGCCTTGAGCGTTCGCGTGCTGACTATATGGGCATGTTGGGAACCGTGATGAACGCGCTCGCGCTGCAGGACTTCCTTGAGCAGGCAGGAACAGAGACTCGCGTGCAGTCGGCCATCGAGATGCGCCAGGTTGCTGAGCCGTACCTTCCGCTTCGCGCCGTGCGCCACATGGAGAAGGGCCGCGTTGTCATCTTCGGTGCCGGCGCCGGGCTTCCGTATTTCTCGACGGACACTGTGGCGGCTCAGCGTGCCCTTGAGGTGCGGGCAACCGAGGTCCTCGTCGCGAAAAACGGTGTCGATGGCGTGTATACGGCCGACCCGCGGACCGACCCATCAGCGACCAAGCTTCATCACGTGACGTACAACGATGCGCTCGTCAAGGGCCTGAAGGTCGTTGATTCGACCGCGTTCAGCCTGTGCATGGACAACGGGATGAGTATGCGTGTGTTCGGCATGGAGCCCGCGGGTAACGTCACAAAGGCACTGCGTGGCGAAGAGATGGGCACGCTCGTCACGACGTGA
- the frr gene encoding ribosome recycling factor, whose product MIAEVLAEATSRMDRAVEAAKEDFATVRTGRANPQLFQRLMVDYYGTPTPLQQLAALANPEARTIVVTPYDKTALKAIEDAIRDMPNLGANPTNDGTIVRVTMPELTEERRKEYVKLTRSKGEDAKVRVRGIRRQTKDDLDALKDEIGEDEIARGEKELDSLTKAHVDQIDEALKHKEAELLEV is encoded by the coding sequence GTGATCGCCGAAGTTCTGGCAGAAGCAACCAGTCGCATGGACCGTGCCGTTGAAGCGGCCAAAGAAGACTTTGCGACGGTGCGCACGGGCCGCGCAAACCCGCAGCTCTTCCAGCGCCTCATGGTCGACTACTACGGCACGCCGACACCGCTGCAGCAGCTGGCGGCGCTGGCGAACCCCGAAGCCCGGACGATCGTTGTCACGCCCTATGACAAGACGGCTCTGAAGGCCATCGAGGATGCTATCCGCGACATGCCGAACCTCGGCGCGAACCCCACCAACGACGGCACTATCGTCCGCGTGACGATGCCGGAGCTCACCGAGGAGCGACGCAAGGAGTACGTCAAGCTCACTCGGTCCAAGGGGGAGGACGCGAAGGTTCGCGTGCGTGGCATCCGTCGCCAGACGAAAGACGACCTCGATGCGCTGAAGGATGAGATCGGCGAGGACGAGATCGCCCGCGGCGAAAAGGAACTCGACTCTCTCACCAAGGCTCACGTCGACCAGATCGATGAGGCGCTCAAGCACAAGGAAGCCGAGCTTCTCGAGGTCTAA